One genomic window of Butyricicoccus intestinisimiae includes the following:
- a CDS encoding translation factor GTPase family protein encodes MSLSETKQKKCICAGLLAHVDAGKTTLSEAMLYVSGNLKKLGRVDHQDAFLDTYHLERERGITIFSKQAILEREHMRLMLLDTPGHVDFSTEMERTLQVLDYAILVISGSAGVQGHTETLWKLLEQYRIPTFVFINKMDLDTADYDTVLAQLKSRLSDSCVDFSFDRDAAQRDEEAAMCDESLMEAFLEEGVLTQEQLRHAVVHRQIFPCFFGSALKLEGVEEFLDGIQAYTVDPVYPKEFGAKVYKISRDPQGNRLTWMKITGGGLKVKTVLTNAGLSVQEEDVWEDKVDQIRLYSGEKYQMTDSVPAGSVCAVTGLKRTQPGDALGLEPVSIEPVLSPVLTYQLILPEGTDVPSTLRSIKQLEEEDPQLHIIWNERLQEIHIQLMGEIQLEILKSMIAERFGLDVSFGEGHVVYKETITEPVEGVGHFEPLRHYAEVHLLLEPLERGAGLEFDTVCSEDKLDRNWQRLILTHLAEREHLGVLTGSPITDMRITLLSGKAHAKHTEGGDFRQATYRAIRQGLMKAQSMLLEPWYAFRLEVPQEFIGRAMTDIPARGGTFDPPETDGTYSVLTGTAPVSSMRDYPMEVVAYTRGTGRLSLTVDGYRPCHEAEQVIEQAGYQPEADLEHTPDSVFCSHGAGYPVKWNEVEQHMHLPLTYQPAGEKKQEEQVISRPVKAAYSSSAQLDKELKKIFERTYGTIQPRAFRSQKAMRYDQPREVLRQLEPARDYLLVDGYNIIFSWDDLNEIARDNMDAARQVLMDMLCNYQAYRRCELILVFDAYRVPGRAGMIDSYHNIHVVYTKEAETADMFIEKVSYEISGRRNVRVATSDGIEQIIIFSHGAQRVSARAFREEVDQVNRQIADAIQRQNQR; translated from the coding sequence TTGAGCTTATCAGAAACAAAACAGAAAAAATGTATTTGCGCCGGTCTGTTGGCGCATGTTGATGCGGGAAAGACGACTCTTTCCGAAGCCATGCTGTATGTCAGCGGCAACTTGAAAAAATTAGGGCGTGTCGATCATCAGGACGCCTTTTTGGATACTTATCATTTGGAACGAGAGCGCGGCATTACGATTTTCTCCAAACAGGCGATTTTAGAGCGGGAGCACATGCGGCTTATGCTTCTGGATACGCCGGGACATGTGGATTTCTCCACAGAGATGGAGCGAACGCTGCAGGTGCTGGACTATGCGATTTTGGTCATCAGCGGCAGCGCGGGCGTGCAGGGACACACGGAAACGTTGTGGAAGCTGCTGGAGCAGTATCGCATCCCGACATTTGTGTTTATCAATAAAATGGATTTGGATACCGCAGACTATGACACTGTGCTGGCACAGCTCAAAAGCCGGTTGAGTGACAGCTGCGTTGATTTTTCGTTTGACCGAGATGCCGCCCAGCGCGATGAAGAAGCAGCTATGTGTGATGAATCGCTGATGGAAGCGTTTTTGGAAGAAGGCGTACTGACACAGGAACAATTGCGCCATGCTGTTGTGCATCGGCAGATATTTCCTTGTTTTTTCGGCTCTGCGCTCAAGTTGGAAGGCGTGGAAGAATTTTTGGATGGCATCCAAGCATACACCGTCGATCCGGTGTATCCGAAGGAATTTGGCGCGAAAGTATATAAGATTTCCCGCGACCCGCAGGGCAATCGCCTGACATGGATGAAAATTACGGGCGGCGGCCTGAAGGTCAAAACCGTGCTGACCAATGCAGGGCTTTCTGTACAGGAAGAGGATGTCTGGGAAGATAAAGTAGATCAGATTCGTCTGTATTCCGGTGAAAAATATCAGATGACGGACAGCGTACCGGCGGGCAGCGTGTGCGCCGTGACGGGACTGAAACGCACCCAGCCCGGCGATGCGCTGGGATTAGAACCGGTTTCTATCGAGCCGGTTTTGTCACCGGTGCTGACGTATCAGCTGATTTTGCCGGAGGGCACAGACGTCCCGTCTACACTGCGCAGTATCAAACAGCTGGAAGAAGAAGACCCGCAGCTGCATATTATATGGAATGAACGCCTGCAGGAGATTCATATTCAGCTCATGGGTGAAATTCAGCTGGAAATTCTCAAGAGCATGATAGCGGAACGCTTTGGACTTGATGTCTCGTTTGGAGAAGGTCATGTTGTATACAAAGAGACGATTACAGAACCTGTCGAGGGTGTGGGACATTTTGAACCGCTGCGCCATTATGCAGAGGTGCATTTGCTGCTGGAACCGTTGGAGCGCGGCGCAGGCTTGGAATTTGATACGGTTTGCAGTGAGGACAAGCTGGATCGCAATTGGCAGCGTCTGATTTTGACGCATCTGGCAGAGCGCGAACATTTGGGCGTGCTGACCGGTTCACCAATTACCGATATGCGGATAACACTGTTGTCCGGCAAGGCGCATGCCAAGCACACAGAGGGCGGTGATTTCCGGCAGGCAACCTACCGTGCCATTCGGCAGGGCTTGATGAAGGCGCAGTCCATGCTGCTGGAACCGTGGTATGCCTTTCGGCTAGAGGTGCCGCAGGAATTTATCGGACGCGCCATGACGGACATTCCGGCGCGCGGCGGCACGTTTGATCCGCCGGAGACGGACGGAACGTATTCTGTTTTGACGGGCACGGCGCCGGTTTCTTCCATGCGGGATTATCCGATGGAGGTCGTTGCCTATACGCGCGGAACAGGACGCCTTTCGCTGACGGTGGACGGCTATCGTCCTTGCCACGAGGCGGAACAGGTGATTGAACAAGCGGGATATCAGCCGGAAGCGGACTTGGAACACACGCCGGATTCGGTCTTTTGCTCGCACGGAGCAGGCTATCCGGTCAAGTGGAATGAAGTCGAACAGCATATGCATTTGCCGCTGACCTATCAGCCAGCGGGAGAGAAAAAACAAGAAGAACAGGTGATTTCTCGCCCGGTGAAGGCGGCTTACAGCAGCTCGGCACAATTGGACAAAGAACTCAAGAAGATTTTTGAACGGACATACGGCACCATACAGCCCAGAGCGTTCCGGTCACAAAAAGCCATGCGGTATGACCAGCCGCGCGAGGTTTTGCGTCAGTTGGAACCGGCGCGCGATTATCTGCTGGTCGATGGCTATAACATTATTTTCTCATGGGATGATTTGAACGAAATCGCTAGGGACAATATGGATGCGGCGCGGCAGGTGCTGATGGATATGCTGTGCAATTATCAGGCATACCGCCGCTGTGAATTGATTCTGGTGTTCGATGCGTACCGCGTGCCGGGAAGAGCCGGCATGATTGACAGCTATCACAACATCCATGTGGTGTACACCAAAGAGGCAGAGACCGCAGATATGTTCATTGAGAAGGTCTCCTACGAAATCAGCGGCCGCCGCAATGTGCGCGTGGCAACGTCCGACGGCATTGAGCAGATTATTATTTTCTCGCACGGTGCACAGCGCGTTTCTGCGCGGGCATTCCGAGAGGAAGTGGATCAGGTAAATCGGCAGATTGCCGATGCCATTCAGCGGCAAAATCAGCGATAA
- a CDS encoding DUF6019 family protein, translated as MWNELGISGGTAIVILIALYFVIKWAVKNGIKEAYSAITGKKTDEDIQNEKELKELGLDSEDH; from the coding sequence ATGTGGAATGAATTAGGCATAAGCGGAGGAACCGCAATTGTTATTTTGATTGCGCTGTATTTCGTTATCAAATGGGCAGTGAAAAATGGCATCAAAGAAGCCTATAGTGCTATCACTGGAAAGAAAACCGATGAAGATATCCAAAACGAAAAAGAGTTAAAAGAACTTGGATTAGATTCAGAAGATCATTAA
- a CDS encoding MmcQ/YjbR family DNA-binding protein produces MNRKELEQYIQETYVAQIDYPWVKYPSHEVFRHENNKKWFALAMDIPKSKLSISGNDTMSVVNVKCDKILVPSLWERDGIFPAYHMSKEHWITIALDGSVPNDTIKMLLDMSFEATKNKRK; encoded by the coding sequence ATGAATCGCAAAGAATTAGAACAATATATACAAGAAACATATGTAGCTCAAATCGATTATCCTTGGGTGAAATATCCTAGTCACGAAGTATTTCGCCATGAAAACAATAAAAAATGGTTTGCTCTGGCGATGGATATTCCTAAGAGTAAATTGAGTATTTCGGGCAATGATACCATGTCTGTGGTAAATGTTAAATGCGATAAGATTTTAGTTCCTTCTCTGTGGGAGCGAGATGGGATTTTTCCGGCGTATCACATGAGTAAAGAGCATTGGATTACCATCGCACTGGATGGCAGTGTACCGAATGATACCATAAAAATGCTGCTCGACATGAGCTTTGAAGCGACAAAAAATAAGAGAAAATGA
- a CDS encoding helix-turn-helix domain-containing protein, whose product MDTKEVLYQLRIKNGLSQDALAEKVFVTRQAVSA is encoded by the coding sequence ATGGACACCAAAGAGGTACTCTATCAACTTCGCATCAAAAACGGCTTGTCGCAGGATGCACTGGCGGAAAAAGTATTTGTGACAAGACAGGCTGTTTCGGCGTGA
- the hisD gene encoding histidinol dehydrogenase, translating into MKILKQAEKKTYQRDAALTHTVMDIIENVQTNGDKALIEYAAKFDHMDIDTVRISPEQVKAAYEQVDEETIETIRFAAGQIRFFAEKQRECLKDLNIPSRVEGVEIGHRMIPVDRCGCYVPAGRHPLPSSALMGIVTAKAAGVQEVCACSPAYAGYGTIHPAVLVAMDIAGADEIYCMGGAQAVAAFAYGTQSIKKVDLIVGPGNKFVTEAKRQVLGDVGIDSLAGPSEVLIVADHTADPEFLAIDLLAQAEHDPNSKAILVCTDRATIDETMKKMDRLITTLNTEDVCRQSWKDNGAIYLADSMQEAIDLANEIAPEHLEIETDNEREVAQQMRHYGSLFVGHYAPVAFGDFVSGPNHTLPTMGTARYSNGVWVGTFIKTPFHQFVNKQGCLNLAQPTMNFANIEGLPAHRDSVRLRVERMK; encoded by the coding sequence ATGAAAATTTTAAAGCAGGCAGAGAAAAAGACCTATCAGAGAGATGCTGCCTTGACACATACCGTCATGGACATTATTGAAAATGTGCAGACCAACGGTGACAAGGCGCTGATTGAATACGCGGCAAAATTTGACCACATGGATATTGACACCGTGCGCATTTCTCCGGAGCAGGTCAAGGCTGCCTACGAGCAGGTTGATGAGGAAACCATCGAGACCATTCGATTTGCGGCGGGACAGATTCGCTTCTTTGCAGAAAAGCAGCGTGAGTGCCTGAAGGATCTGAACATTCCGAGCCGCGTAGAGGGCGTAGAAATCGGTCATCGCATGATTCCGGTAGATCGTTGCGGCTGTTATGTACCGGCTGGCCGTCATCCGCTGCCGAGCTCCGCGCTGATGGGCATTGTGACTGCAAAGGCAGCCGGTGTGCAGGAGGTTTGCGCCTGCTCTCCGGCATACGCTGGTTATGGCACGATTCATCCGGCTGTTCTGGTTGCGATGGATATTGCCGGTGCGGATGAAATTTATTGCATGGGCGGCGCACAGGCAGTCGCAGCCTTTGCTTACGGCACGCAGAGCATCAAGAAGGTGGATTTGATTGTCGGCCCGGGCAACAAGTTTGTCACGGAGGCAAAGCGTCAAGTGCTGGGCGATGTCGGCATTGACAGTCTGGCAGGCCCGAGTGAAGTACTGATTGTCGCTGATCACACCGCAGATCCGGAATTTTTGGCGATTGACTTGCTGGCACAGGCAGAGCATGACCCGAACTCCAAGGCGATTCTCGTCTGCACCGATCGGGCAACCATTGACGAGACCATGAAGAAAATGGATCGTTTGATTACCACCCTGAACACAGAAGATGTATGCCGCCAGTCTTGGAAGGACAACGGTGCGATATATCTGGCGGATTCCATGCAGGAAGCCATTGATTTGGCAAATGAGATTGCACCGGAGCATTTAGAGATTGAGACCGACAACGAGCGCGAAGTTGCGCAGCAAATGCGCCATTACGGCTCTCTGTTTGTCGGACATTATGCGCCGGTCGCATTCGGTGACTTTGTGTCCGGCCCGAACCACACCCTGCCGACGATGGGAACCGCGCGCTATTCCAACGGCGTGTGGGTCGGCACGTTCATCAAGACGCCGTTCCATCAGTTTGTCAACAAGCAGGGCTGCCTGAATCTGGCACAGCCGACGATGAACTTTGCAAATATCGAAGGTCTTCCGGCACACCGCGATTCGGTTCGCCTGCGCGTGGAGAGAATGAAATAA
- a CDS encoding DeoR/GlpR family DNA-binding transcription regulator yields MIAETRHQMILDILHKQRSASVQELAEQLHISESTIRRDLIVLDRQGKLTKVYGGAMAMHMEPAYDPYEPDMDTKEVLFVEEKKRMGQYAASLIRADDFVYIDAGTSTIHLVNAIDGDAKKAVYVTNGLLHTRILARKGCIVYVPAGRVKPRTEAIVGAAVLNSLRRYNFTKAFMGANGISIERGFMTPTIEEAELKAAAIQSSLESWFLADESKFNKICAAGICDLGQANIITNRLPDVRYAEKTLVKEIDRE; encoded by the coding sequence ATGATCGCTGAAACCAGACACCAGATGATTTTGGATATTTTACATAAACAACGATCCGCCAGTGTGCAGGAGCTGGCCGAACAGCTGCACATCAGTGAATCGACCATTCGGCGTGATCTGATTGTTTTGGATCGTCAGGGAAAGCTGACGAAGGTATATGGCGGAGCCATGGCAATGCACATGGAGCCAGCATACGACCCGTATGAGCCGGATATGGACACAAAAGAGGTTCTGTTTGTAGAAGAAAAGAAGCGCATGGGGCAATACGCCGCATCGCTGATCCGAGCAGATGATTTTGTGTATATTGATGCCGGAACCAGTACCATCCATTTGGTCAATGCCATTGACGGAGATGCAAAAAAAGCGGTGTACGTCACAAACGGACTGCTGCACACGCGCATTTTGGCGCGAAAAGGATGCATTGTGTATGTTCCGGCGGGACGCGTCAAGCCGCGCACCGAAGCCATCGTAGGCGCGGCTGTTCTCAACAGTCTGCGTCGCTACAATTTTACCAAAGCATTTATGGGAGCCAACGGCATTTCCATTGAGCGCGGATTTATGACACCGACCATCGAGGAAGCCGAGCTGAAGGCGGCGGCGATTCAGTCGTCACTGGAAAGCTGGTTTCTTGCAGATGAAAGCAAGTTTAATAAGATCTGTGCCGCGGGTATCTGTGACTTGGGACAGGCAAACATCATTACAAACCGCCTGCCGGATGTCAGATATGCGGAAAAAACATTGGTGAAGGAGATTGACAGAGAATGA
- the pfkB gene encoding 1-phosphofructokinase, whose translation MIYTVTFNPAIDYVVHLQGELKQEGINRNTAEEYQFGGKGINVSNVLRTLGVESEALGFVAGFTGEGLEKGLQASGLHTDFIHVAEGMTRINVKIKAEQEAEINGIGPNITQEDMKQLYQKLDQIQAGDTLVLSGSIPSCLASDTYEKIMAHLADKDIRIVVDATRDLLVNVLKYHPFLIKPNNHELGEIFNTILKTDEEIANCARKLQEMGGRNILVSMAGDGALLLDENGEVHRIGCPKGSVQNSVGAGDSMVAGFLAGYLTKQDYSYALKLGTAAGSATAFSIGLAEKQDIDQLLETL comes from the coding sequence ATGATTTATACTGTAACCTTTAATCCAGCCATTGATTATGTGGTTCACTTACAGGGAGAGCTCAAACAGGAAGGCATTAACAGAAACACAGCGGAAGAATATCAGTTCGGCGGAAAAGGAATCAATGTTTCCAATGTGCTGCGCACGCTGGGTGTGGAATCTGAAGCGTTGGGCTTTGTCGCTGGATTTACCGGCGAAGGGCTGGAAAAAGGATTACAGGCGAGCGGTCTGCACACGGATTTCATTCATGTGGCAGAAGGCATGACCCGCATCAATGTAAAAATCAAAGCGGAACAGGAAGCGGAAATCAACGGCATCGGTCCTAACATTACGCAGGAGGATATGAAGCAGCTGTATCAAAAGCTGGATCAGATTCAGGCGGGCGATACCTTGGTGCTGTCCGGTTCGATTCCATCGTGTCTTGCCAGTGACACCTATGAGAAAATTATGGCGCATCTGGCGGACAAGGACATTCGCATTGTCGTGGATGCGACGCGCGATTTGCTCGTCAATGTGCTCAAGTACCATCCGTTCCTCATCAAGCCGAACAATCATGAGCTGGGCGAAATCTTCAACACGATTCTCAAGACAGATGAAGAAATTGCCAACTGCGCGAGAAAGCTGCAGGAAATGGGCGGCAGAAATATTCTGGTCTCTATGGCAGGAGACGGCGCGCTGCTGTTGGATGAGAACGGAGAAGTGCATCGCATCGGCTGCCCGAAGGGCAGTGTACAGAACAGCGTTGGCGCCGGTGATTCCATGGTAGCGGGCTTCTTGGCTGGCTATCTCACCAAGCAGGATTACAGCTACGCGCTGAAGCTCGGCACAGCTGCCGGCAGTGCTACTGCTTTCTCGATTGGTCTGGCGGAAAAACAGGATATTGATCAGCTGTTAGAGACGCTGTGA
- a CDS encoding PTS fructose transporter subunit IIABC: protein MKLIELFSCDATALNVKAKDKDAVINKLVDLQFTHGNITDKEAYKKAIYAREAEFSTYVGEGIAVPHAKTDVVTAPSLAVVRLAEPIQYNEDDDDKSSLFFMIAAPMNGNLHVDMLARMMSLLANEEFVAKLNAAKTPQEFLDLIAKEEEQNFGNESFTEEEVPQAGYRILCVTACPTGIAHTYMAAENLQKAGAAMGIPTKVETNGSGGVKNALTAEEIAKCDGIIIAADKNVEMARFDGKPVVITRVADGIHKPEELINKIVNGEAPIYHATGGAPAAAPNESAGSAIYKHLMNGVSHMLPFVVGGGIMIALAFLLDDYSIDPSNFGMNTPLAAFFKTVGNAAFGFMLPILAGFIAMSIADRPGLAVGFAGGVLAMNGTSFTGLMNGDITGVSGGFLAALLAGFAAGYLVRFLEKITEKMPKAMDGIRPMLIYPLGGILLIGILMCAINPLMGAINTGISWVLNSMGGSSKILLGCVLGGMMSVDMGGPINKAAYVFGTAALSMGQFDVMAAVMIGGMVPPIAIALSCTFFPKKWTTEERNNGLVNYVMGLCFISEGAIPYAAADPGRVLPSCIVGSAIAGGLSMAFGCTLQAPHGGIFVFPTVGHPLMYVVALLIGSIVGAVILSALKKTKAE, encoded by the coding sequence ATGAAGCTGATTGAATTGTTCAGCTGCGATGCAACGGCGCTCAACGTCAAAGCAAAAGACAAAGATGCCGTCATCAATAAGCTGGTAGATCTTCAGTTCACGCATGGAAATATCACGGATAAAGAAGCATATAAAAAGGCAATTTATGCGCGTGAAGCCGAATTCTCTACATATGTAGGCGAAGGAATCGCAGTTCCGCACGCCAAGACAGATGTTGTTACAGCGCCGAGTCTGGCGGTTGTCCGATTGGCAGAACCCATTCAGTACAACGAAGATGATGATGACAAGAGCAGTCTGTTTTTCATGATTGCAGCGCCAATGAACGGCAATCTGCACGTGGATATGCTGGCGCGCATGATGAGCCTGCTGGCAAATGAAGAGTTTGTAGCAAAGCTGAATGCGGCGAAAACACCGCAGGAGTTCCTTGATTTGATTGCAAAGGAAGAGGAACAGAATTTCGGCAATGAAAGCTTTACCGAGGAAGAAGTTCCGCAGGCGGGATACCGCATTTTGTGTGTAACCGCATGCCCGACCGGCATTGCGCACACATACATGGCAGCGGAGAACCTGCAAAAAGCAGGCGCTGCGATGGGCATTCCGACCAAGGTAGAAACCAATGGTTCCGGCGGCGTGAAAAATGCGCTGACCGCAGAGGAAATTGCAAAATGTGACGGCATTATTATCGCGGCAGATAAAAATGTAGAAATGGCTCGGTTTGACGGCAAACCGGTAGTTATCACCCGCGTTGCCGACGGCATCCATAAGCCGGAAGAGCTGATTAACAAGATCGTGAACGGCGAAGCGCCGATTTATCACGCGACGGGCGGCGCACCGGCTGCTGCTCCAAACGAATCCGCAGGCAGTGCGATTTACAAGCACTTGATGAACGGCGTGTCGCATATGCTTCCGTTCGTTGTCGGCGGCGGTATTATGATCGCGCTGGCGTTCCTGCTCGATGATTATTCCATTGATCCTTCCAATTTCGGCATGAACACGCCGCTGGCTGCATTTTTCAAAACAGTCGGCAATGCGGCATTCGGATTTATGCTTCCGATTTTGGCTGGCTTCATCGCCATGTCCATTGCGGACAGACCGGGCTTGGCAGTTGGTTTTGCGGGCGGCGTGCTCGCGATGAACGGCACCTCGTTTACCGGCCTGATGAACGGAGATATTACAGGCGTATCCGGCGGTTTCTTGGCAGCATTGCTTGCGGGCTTTGCAGCGGGATATCTGGTACGATTCTTGGAAAAGATAACGGAGAAGATGCCAAAGGCAATGGATGGTATCCGTCCGATGCTGATTTATCCGCTTGGCGGCATTCTTCTGATTGGCATTTTGATGTGTGCGATTAACCCGCTGATGGGTGCCATCAACACCGGCATTTCTTGGGTTTTGAATTCGATGGGCGGTTCTTCCAAAATCCTGCTCGGCTGTGTCCTCGGCGGCATGATGAGTGTGGACATGGGCGGACCGATCAACAAGGCGGCATATGTATTTGGTACGGCCGCGCTGTCCATGGGACAGTTTGACGTTATGGCAGCGGTTATGATCGGCGGCATGGTTCCTCCGATTGCTATCGCCCTGTCCTGCACGTTCTTCCCGAAGAAGTGGACGACAGAAGAGCGCAACAATGGCTTGGTAAACTATGTCATGGGTCTGTGCTTTATCTCAGAAGGCGCCATCCCGTATGCGGCAGCAGATCCGGGACGAGTGCTCCCGTCCTGCATCGTTGGCTCTGCCATCGCAGGCGGCCTGTCTATGGCATTTGGCTGCACCCTGCAGGCACCGCACGGCGGCATCTTTGTATTCCCGACTGTGGGACATCCACTGATGTATGTGGTCGCTCTGCTCATTGGCTCGATTGTCGGCGCCGTGATTCTGTCGGCACTGAAAAAAACAAAGGCTGAATAA
- a CDS encoding HPr family phosphocarrier protein, with translation MLRFEYTVTDPEGFHARPAGMFVKEAKKYDCVTTVEKNGKKADARKMFGLMGLGIKGGDTIAISVEGAQEEEAAAGLKAFMEANL, from the coding sequence ATGCTGCGTTTTGAGTACACCGTAACGGATCCGGAGGGCTTCCACGCACGTCCGGCAGGCATGTTTGTCAAGGAGGCAAAGAAGTACGACTGCGTTACAACCGTTGAAAAGAACGGCAAGAAGGCAGATGCACGCAAGATGTTCGGCCTGATGGGTCTTGGCATCAAGGGCGGCGACACCATCGCAATCAGCGTAGAAGGTGCGCAGGAAGAAGAAGCTGCCGCTGGCCTGAAGGCATTTATGGAAGCAAACCTGTAA